Proteins encoded by one window of Chitinivorax sp. B:
- the lnt gene encoding apolipoprotein N-acyltransferase, with the protein MPRQLPSTLRLVMAFVAGLLCVFGFAPFYLFPIPIISYLVLAAMLAAAPSAGSAMATGYCFGLGYFGGGVSWVFVSLYVYGGMPLWMAALATLGFCAFLALYPAIACWVGWRLGGHSNQARYWLMATGLAAMEWVRGWLFTGFPWFNPGYSQAPYSPLAGYAPLLGVYGVAWLVVLSGFALSTMLARQVSKQRRLTMAGGLVAVWAVGGILSTVEWAKPVGEPTTVALIQGNVSQDRKFLESELVGTFVLYRDRMLASRAKLIVMPETALPIFLHQIPKDYLLNYTLHARSLGGDVLVGVPEWDEKTDQYYNSVISLGSSPTQRYRKSHLAPFGEFIPLKPIFGVFYQWLNMPLSDFGRGDEHQQPMSVAGQQVAVNICYEDLFGEEIIRQVPKATVLLNVTNDAWWGRSFAAMQHLQISQMRSMETARPLLRVTNTGITAIIDHRGHVTDNKRAPWFVQTTLTGEVQGMTGLTPYTRFGNLPVVLTMAVAALLMVFLARFRR; encoded by the coding sequence ATGCCAAGACAGCTTCCGTCAACATTGCGACTGGTGATGGCCTTTGTCGCAGGTCTTCTCTGCGTATTCGGTTTTGCACCGTTTTACCTGTTTCCCATTCCGATCATCAGCTATTTGGTGCTGGCTGCCATGTTGGCGGCTGCACCATCGGCAGGTTCTGCCATGGCTACAGGTTATTGTTTTGGACTTGGATACTTTGGTGGCGGGGTTAGCTGGGTTTTTGTCAGTCTGTATGTCTATGGTGGTATGCCGCTCTGGATGGCGGCCTTGGCAACCTTGGGCTTCTGTGCGTTCTTGGCGCTGTACCCTGCCATTGCATGCTGGGTAGGCTGGCGCTTGGGAGGGCATTCCAATCAGGCACGCTATTGGTTGATGGCGACAGGGTTGGCCGCAATGGAGTGGGTGCGTGGCTGGTTGTTCACGGGGTTCCCTTGGTTCAATCCTGGCTATTCCCAAGCACCTTACAGTCCATTGGCTGGATACGCACCGTTATTGGGTGTGTATGGCGTGGCATGGTTGGTGGTCCTGTCGGGTTTTGCCTTGTCAACCATGTTGGCTCGTCAAGTCAGCAAGCAACGGCGATTGACAATGGCTGGTGGCTTGGTTGCTGTCTGGGCTGTGGGCGGGATTTTGTCGACAGTGGAATGGGCTAAACCAGTCGGTGAACCCACTACGGTTGCGCTGATTCAAGGCAATGTGTCGCAAGACCGGAAATTTCTTGAATCTGAGTTGGTCGGTACCTTTGTGCTGTATCGTGACCGGATGCTGGCTTCCCGCGCCAAATTGATCGTGATGCCAGAAACAGCGTTACCGATCTTTCTACATCAGATTCCCAAAGATTACTTGCTGAACTATACCTTGCACGCTCGTTCGTTGGGCGGGGACGTCTTGGTTGGTGTGCCAGAGTGGGACGAGAAGACAGATCAGTATTACAACTCGGTGATCAGTCTGGGTAGCAGCCCTACACAACGCTATCGGAAGTCTCACTTGGCACCATTTGGCGAGTTTATACCGCTTAAGCCGATATTTGGCGTCTTCTATCAATGGTTGAACATGCCATTGTCCGACTTTGGCCGGGGTGATGAACATCAGCAGCCAATGTCAGTGGCTGGGCAACAAGTCGCTGTCAATATCTGTTACGAAGATTTGTTTGGAGAAGAAATCATTCGACAGGTACCGAAAGCAACAGTCCTGTTGAATGTGACGAATGATGCTTGGTGGGGGCGATCGTTTGCTGCTATGCAGCACCTGCAGATTTCCCAGATGCGTTCAATGGAAACGGCCCGACCATTGTTGCGAGTGACCAATACCGGCATCACCGCCATCATCGATCATCGTGGCCATGTCACGGATAACAAGCGGGCACCTTGGTTCGTACAGACTACGCTGACTGGTGAGGTGCAAGGCATGACA